From a region of the Paenibacillus sp. FSL R10-2734 genome:
- a CDS encoding MFS transporter — MDTTNKVERPQQTFARLAMILFFIEWIRGAVLIAFLPTYVLTSWGLTTSVVGLAVSAHYLTDSLIKSFIGYLLDRYSGRIVLHCGFFLGFVGLLLMVTTHSPWILIVASACLGAGFSPIWILCMSQVSEEQRAQQMGTLYVYWMAGLGLGPVTMNLLIGAGLSLSLGVIGLFFVAGWIMVGLVKLNKVSVGSVKISVGQQFVSLWNKVKKGGFLVPGMLLQTTAGGILVPFLTSFAISHLGLSHSQLSIVLFMGGVGVVLLLVPMGKWFDQVGGKWFLVLGFGVFAIALFGLTSISSFSGAIWLSLLLGCAYAALLPSWNALMASYIPEDSVGISWGLLFSIEGLGVVIGPLIGGWLGSWGNELLPFQVSACLFGLISVVYLLSPARLFIHRKKVTGNLTNVS; from the coding sequence ATGGATACTACTAACAAGGTAGAAAGACCACAGCAAACGTTCGCCCGACTCGCGATGATTCTTTTTTTTATAGAGTGGATTAGAGGGGCTGTCCTGATTGCTTTCTTACCAACTTATGTATTAACGAGCTGGGGGCTTACAACTTCAGTAGTAGGCCTTGCGGTCTCCGCGCACTATTTGACGGACAGCTTGATCAAAAGCTTCATTGGCTATCTTTTGGATAGATATTCCGGTCGCATCGTACTTCATTGTGGGTTCTTCCTGGGGTTTGTTGGGCTTTTATTGATGGTAACCACCCATAGTCCTTGGATACTTATTGTAGCTTCTGCTTGTTTGGGAGCTGGGTTCTCTCCGATCTGGATTCTATGTATGAGCCAGGTTTCAGAGGAACAACGAGCACAGCAGATGGGAACCTTATACGTTTATTGGATGGCTGGTTTAGGCCTGGGACCTGTGACTATGAATCTGTTAATTGGTGCTGGCTTGTCGCTGTCCCTAGGCGTGATAGGATTATTTTTCGTTGCTGGCTGGATCATGGTAGGTCTTGTAAAGCTTAACAAGGTGTCGGTAGGGAGCGTAAAAATATCAGTAGGTCAACAGTTTGTATCGCTATGGAACAAAGTGAAGAAGGGAGGGTTTCTGGTTCCAGGTATGCTATTGCAGACCACAGCGGGCGGGATACTAGTTCCGTTTCTAACGAGCTTTGCTATTTCGCATTTGGGTCTGTCACATTCTCAGCTGTCTATCGTGTTATTTATGGGAGGAGTAGGCGTAGTTCTTCTTCTTGTTCCTATGGGAAAATGGTTTGATCAAGTCGGAGGGAAATGGTTCCTAGTGCTTGGGTTCGGCGTGTTTGCGATTGCCCTGTTCGGCTTAACTTCTATTAGCTCCTTCTCCGGCGCCATCTGGCTCTCGCTTCTGCTCGGTTGCGCGTATGCGGCCTTGCTACCCTCTTGGAATGCCTTAATGGCTAGTTATATTCCTGAAGATTCCGTGGGTATAAGCTGGGGACTACTATTCTCTATTGAAGGTTTAGGGGTGGTTATTGGTCCTCTCATTGGAGGCTGGCTGGGAAGCTGGGGCAATGAATTGTTGCCCTTTCAAGTCAGTGCCTGTTTATTTGGATTGATTAGTGTTGTTTACTTACTATCACCAGCCCGATTATTTATTCACAGAAAAAAAGTGACCGGGAATCTTACAAATGTATCCTAG
- a CDS encoding MFS transporter, producing MSVRSRWLMISVGLGILLNPLNSSMVSVAIPRLQNVFQLDYTDVSWIIFSFYIASSIAQPVMGKASDLLGRRKIFLTGLVVAFIASLLAPFAPSFAWLIVIRIVQAIGTSMMVAVGMAIVRIHITEKQATALAVLSIFLSGAAAIGPFIGGVIIHWWGWPAIFFINIPFVVVSFILSWRNIPNEEPSLAVTPGMSPRKWLDWMDASGILLFTLGLVALLVGLLSAKSSGHISLGNVIVSLIGLALLGLFVRHELKVSSPFIPLRTFAKYPAMTWVNVEFMLVNVLYYSLFFGIPSYLQMVRHVSEFQTGILMLTLGLCSLVTSPIAGRWIDKSGPRPALLVSAILMTLGSVWLVTLNQTSPVISVCLALAAFGISNGLNNVGMQAALFQSAPKEIIGVASGLFNTSRYLGTILSSLLIGIVMGGKFSFEGFRVLGIILAVIALALVFMNQRRREPGQLL from the coding sequence ATGAGTGTTCGCAGTAGATGGTTAATGATTTCAGTGGGTCTAGGGATACTATTGAACCCTTTAAATTCTTCGATGGTTTCTGTTGCTATTCCAAGATTGCAAAATGTATTTCAACTTGACTATACAGATGTTTCTTGGATTATTTTTTCTTTCTACATTGCAAGTAGCATCGCTCAACCCGTCATGGGAAAGGCCAGCGATTTATTGGGTCGCAGAAAGATATTCCTTACCGGGCTTGTTGTAGCCTTCATTGCCTCATTGTTAGCTCCATTCGCACCAAGCTTCGCGTGGCTTATTGTGATCCGCATTGTGCAAGCCATTGGAACAAGTATGATGGTTGCCGTTGGAATGGCCATTGTGCGAATTCATATTACGGAAAAACAAGCGACAGCGCTGGCTGTTTTGTCCATCTTCCTATCCGGAGCGGCAGCCATCGGACCCTTTATTGGCGGGGTCATCATACACTGGTGGGGCTGGCCTGCTATCTTTTTCATCAATATTCCTTTCGTAGTAGTGAGCTTTATATTATCTTGGAGGAATATTCCTAACGAGGAGCCGTCACTAGCCGTTACACCGGGCATGTCCCCTCGCAAATGGTTGGATTGGATGGATGCCTCAGGAATCCTACTCTTCACATTAGGTCTGGTTGCCCTGCTCGTTGGATTACTCTCAGCAAAATCATCTGGGCATATCTCTTTAGGAAATGTTATTGTTTCGCTGATAGGCCTCGCTCTGCTGGGATTATTCGTACGACATGAATTAAAAGTATCCTCACCCTTTATTCCTTTACGCACATTCGCCAAATATCCTGCGATGACTTGGGTTAATGTGGAATTCATGCTCGTTAACGTACTTTATTACTCGCTCTTTTTCGGGATTCCATCCTACTTGCAAATGGTGCGTCATGTCAGCGAATTCCAAACAGGAATACTTATGCTAACCTTAGGTCTCTGCTCGCTTGTCACTTCACCAATAGCAGGACGATGGATCGATAAATCAGGACCAAGACCAGCATTGCTAGTGTCTGCAATTCTGATGACCTTGGGGTCGGTTTGGCTCGTGACATTGAACCAAACTTCACCGGTTATCAGCGTGTGTTTGGCTTTGGCTGCATTCGGGATTAGTAACGGGTTAAACAATGTAGGTATGCAAGCAGCGTTATTCCAAAGTGCGCCAAAAGAAATTATTGGTGTAGCATCCGGATTATTTAATACATCAAGATATCTGGGAACCATACTCTCTTCTTTGTTGATAGGGATCGTAATGGGAGGTAAGTTCAGCTTCGAGGGATTTCGAGTACTTGGGATTATATTAGCGGTTATTGCATTGGCTTTGGTATTCATGAATCAGCGGCGCCGGGAGCCAGGGCAATTACTTTGA
- a CDS encoding LysR substrate-binding domain-containing protein, translating to MELLQLQYFLAVARLEHMTEAARNLHVTQSSLSKTIQRLEEDLGVPLFDRVGRNLRLNEFGSRFLRRAERALFELEQGKQELNDLSDPEHSTLELAVTTASTLPNILREFRKKRPDIQFHVQMLTTQEMVTLLDRGEVDFCLSSPPIEGEDIECQIVLVDPILVAVPKGHRLADRSSVSLAELRDEWFVGVKSGYGTRDLIDSVCQSVGFTPKYVYEGDEPARLITLVEAEIGLAFIPSTARNSREDIKYLQIENHKLVREIALIWHKSRYISRAASEFREVVVEYFGSISNQFGVKL from the coding sequence ATGGAACTTCTTCAGCTGCAATATTTTCTCGCGGTAGCTCGTTTGGAACATATGACCGAAGCGGCACGAAATCTGCACGTTACGCAATCGTCACTAAGCAAAACAATTCAGCGCTTGGAGGAGGATCTAGGGGTCCCTTTATTCGATCGAGTAGGGAGGAATCTGCGATTGAATGAGTTCGGAAGCAGATTCCTCCGCCGTGCAGAAAGGGCTCTGTTTGAATTGGAGCAGGGGAAGCAGGAGCTTAACGATTTATCCGACCCGGAGCATAGCACACTCGAATTAGCGGTGACCACCGCAAGTACATTGCCCAATATTCTTCGCGAGTTTCGGAAAAAGAGACCCGATATTCAATTTCATGTGCAAATGCTGACCACGCAAGAGATGGTTACACTTCTGGATAGAGGAGAGGTGGATTTTTGCTTGTCCTCACCGCCTATTGAAGGGGAAGATATCGAATGCCAAATCGTGTTGGTTGACCCCATTCTCGTGGCTGTTCCAAAGGGGCATCGGTTGGCTGATCGAAGCAGTGTATCTTTGGCAGAGCTAAGGGATGAATGGTTTGTCGGTGTAAAGAGTGGGTATGGAACTCGCGATTTAATAGATTCTGTGTGTCAATCGGTTGGATTCACGCCTAAATATGTATATGAGGGGGATGAACCTGCAAGATTAATCACTCTTGTGGAAGCCGAGATTGGCCTAGCCTTCATACCAAGTACGGCAAGGAACTCACGAGAAGACATCAAATATCTTCAAATAGAGAATCATAAATTGGTACGGGAGATAGCCTTAATATGGCATAAGAGTCGATATATTTCACGAGCTGCTTCGGAATTCCGTGAGGTGGTTGTTGAATATTTCGGATCGATATCAAATCAATTTGGGGTGAAGTTATGA